The window TGGGCATTTCATGTGTAATGCATCTGCCTTTAATGGAAAGCTTCGTCATTACGTCAAATCCCTGGTCTTTCAGCAGTTCGCCGATGAAATACCTGAAACCTAAGGGGCCCAGTTCAAGGATCGCTGCTTTTAACTTGTAACGGGGCACGGAGGATGGAGCATATTTCTTCATCCATTTCGTGGCGATCTGAAATAACTTCTTTGTGGTTACTCCTTCGTAGATGTCGCTCTTAATCCCTGATATGATCGATGCGAGCTGATGATCATCCACTCCTGAATTCAGCAGGCTCCTTGCCAGCTTTTCTTCCGAAAACAGCTCCGATTCGCCCGAGTACTTCACCACGTTCATATCAATACCCAACTTTTCCCCACTCGTCCAGTACTTCCTGGTTCAATACAGTTTGTAAGAGGAAAATATCTTCCACCTGTCCGTAGTTGTCCAGCACGAGGGTGGTTCCCTCCATCAGCTTGATATTCATGGTCAGCAGGCAGGCAAGTGCTTCACCGCCTTCAATATGCTCCAGTACACCATCGCCTGTGAGGTAGTAGGCAGCCTCGTTGTAGATCAGATGACCCTGTATATTAAAATTCCGGTCCGGGTGGGATTGGGTTTCTATCTCAGAAAGAGAAAGCCTGGAATTGATGGCGACATCATAGTCATAAAAAAACCGGTTGGAAGGGATGTGATCATCGAGGCTGTCGTCCAGCTTGAAATTTATGACTACTTCGGCTTTGTCATAGTCCAGCAGCACATTGATGTTATTGAACTCATGTGTTACCAATGAATCTCCCTTGAGCGTTTTGGCAACCAGCGTTCCTTTTCGGGTAATGTAGGTACGCTGTGCATGGGCAGTGTAGGATAAGATCCCTTGCAAAAACAGAATGCTGATAAAAAAGATGACTGGTCTCATAATCGTTTCTTTTACATTGAGCTCAATTAAATTTACTACCAAGCCGACATCTTGTTTTATCATATTGTGGCAATGATTGACGGAATTTTTCCTGTAGATGAAAACCTCCTACAACTTGCAGGATACCCTTCCTGATGAGGCTTATCTGGTAACACTTGTGGTCGCCATCGGGCCATCACGTTTACCTGGAGTGGGAAAATGATGATTATAAAGTATCGTGCATTGATTTTCAAATGGGGTTCCTTCCAACATATTTCTTTCGGGTAGTCCCGATTTATCAGTTACGTAAAAGAAATGACATCTTATCAGTTAAACACATAACCCAGTTAAATCAGGATTGCATGATTATGGGCTTTGATATCATCATTAAAGTGGCCTTCTGCAAAAGCGTCCCGGAAGCCATAGCTAAAAATGAAGCGCAAACGAATTTTATTGTCTTGTGTAGTTGGGAGGAGAATTCCCGGACCAGCCACCAATCCCACATCAAACTTTTTGAAATCGTCCATCGCATTATTCTTTTTATCCGAAGAACTCAAACTGGCGGCCACCAGGGTGCTCTGAGACATGCCCACCAAAAAAGTAAACTTTGATTGGCTGCCAGAAGCGTATTCCAGGTATTCCCACAAGTCAATATAGGATAGGCGGTAGCGGCTTTGGTCAGCAAAGCCTACACTATCGAATTCAGCCCCTCGCTGCAGGTAACCTAAACTTGCATGCAAGGAGAGTTCGGATGTAAGGGGATATCCCAAATCCCCTGCAAAACCAAAAGTGGGCGTGTAATGATATTGGTAAATTCCGTTGTTGCTTAGAGAAAGGCCGGTAACGATAGAAGTAGCCCCGCTAAAAATATCAATGCTAAATTCCGTTTTCCGTTCTTCAGGAGAACTTTCATTAGCAACAGACAAGTGGAAACCACTTGCCTTGTTTACAATTCGTATCGATAAGCTTTGGCTCGCTGAGGCTTTGGGGGCACTCACTTTGTGCTGTGCCTGCGTCACTTTGCCAATAAGTAAAATAAATCCCAGAATGATATATTTAAGACTGGCTGGCATATTGGTTCCCTATTCTGATGCATTTTGATTAACCCATTGTTTGAATAAGATCATCC is drawn from Belliella baltica DSM 15883 and contains these coding sequences:
- a CDS encoding outer membrane beta-barrel protein translates to MPASLKYIILGFILLIGKVTQAQHKVSAPKASASQSLSIRIVNKASGFHLSVANESSPEERKTEFSIDIFSGATSIVTGLSLSNNGIYQYHYTPTFGFAGDLGYPLTSELSLHASLGYLQRGAEFDSVGFADQSRYRLSYIDLWEYLEYASGSQSKFTFLVGMSQSTLVAASLSSSDKKNNAMDDFKKFDVGLVAGPGILLPTTQDNKIRLRFIFSYGFRDAFAEGHFNDDIKAHNHAILI